One Kwoniella pini CBS 10737 chromosome 10, complete sequence genomic region harbors:
- a CDS encoding protein YOP1: MAAPQSQQIKQNFLNHPYTQQASRFATGQVNALDAELNKYPLLRNLEQQTKVPKAYGVLALGASSVVLIFFNFLGLAQPVSNLIGWALPAYLSIQAIESPQSNDDKQWLTYWVVFGSLNLAESLGVRAILYWVPMYFVFKTLFTIWLMLPATRGAETLYYNVLRPVLGNVKQKSQANIGQTNPFAKDTASGFNPAGTTAPSSFERESLLVV; this comes from the exons ATGGCCGCTCCTCAATCCcaacaaatcaaacaaaACTTCCTCAATCACCCATACACTCAACAAGCCTCCAGATTCGCTACTGGTCAAGTTAACGCTCTCGATGCCGAG CTTAACAAATACCCCCTTTTGAGAAACCTCGAACAACAAACCAAAGTCCCAAAGGCTTACGGTGTTCTTGCCTTGGGTGCCTC TTCCGTTgtcttgatcttcttcaacttcctcGGTCTCGCTCAACCCGTATCTAATCTCATTGGTTGGGCTCTCCCAGCTTACCTCTCCATCCAAGCTATTGAATCTCCtcaatcaaatgatgacaAACAATGGTTAACTTACTGGGTTGTTTTCGGTTCTCTCAATCTTGCTGAATCTCTCGGTGTAAGAGCTATCTTATACTGGGTTCCTATGTACTTTGTTTTCAAGACCTTATTCACCATCTGGC TCATGCTTCCCGCTACTCGAGGTGCCGAAACTCTTTACTACAACGTCCTCAGACCTGTCCTCGGTAACGTTAAGCAAAAGTCTCAAGCCAACATCGGTCAAACCAACCCATTCGCTAAAGACACCGCATCCGGCTTCAACCCAGCCGGTACCACTGCTCCTTCGAGCTTCGAGCGTGAGTCTTTACTTGTGGTATAG
- a CDS encoding histone deacetylase RPD3: MEPILGESKRRVCYFFDSDIGNYHYGPGHPMKPTRIRMCHSLVMNYGLYKKMEIFRAKPATKREMSQFHTDEYVDFLHRINPDNAQQFAKEQVKYNVGDDCPIFDGLFEYCSISAGGSMEGAARLSRDKCDIAVNWAGGLHHAKKAEASGFCYVNDIVLGILELLRYHQRVLYIDIDVHHGDGVEEAFYTTDRVMTCSFHKYGEFFPGTGEVRDNGIGKGKGYAVNVPLRDGISDENYQSIFQPVIKRVIEWYQPGAIVLQCGSDSLSGDRLGSFNLSMRGHAACVQFVKSFHLPLLLLGGGGYTVKSVSRTWAYETGLAAGVELQKNIPNNEYWEYYGPTYELDVRSSNMTDHNTPEYLQKVTESVFEFLRDKNAAPSVPLQDVPKLNHDDEDENELEDIEDKDKRRPQRLWDKEKQNENSLSDSEDEGTGGRKHRQNHKISSSSSTSLLIENGKRKRSKSKSKSPTTNIDSIQPISSTSRVSNVNGDETEGINVEQWAESIQPTNESVLPTTNINLNSNVNGDGDVEMIDSTAPTTITETGITSQTPIENVNQDPIEQVQERTVDEGVLSGTTAGDLIAEGA, from the exons ATGGAACCGATACTAGGAGAGAGTAAGAGGCGTGTG TGTTATTTCTTCGATTCGGATATAGGAAATTATCACTATGGTCCAG GTCATCCAATGAAACCTACTCGTATTAGAATGTGTCATTCTCTGGTTATGAATTACGGTTTATAcaaaaagatggaaatttTT aGAGCTAAACCAGCTACTAAACGAGAAATGTCTCAATTTCATACAGACGAATATGTTGATTTCTTACATCGTATAAATCCTGATAATGCTCAACAATTCGCTAAAGAGCAAGTCAAAT ACAATGTAGGAGATGACTGTCCGATATTTGATGGGTTGTTTGAGTATTGTTCGATCTCTGCTGGGGGTTCGATGG AGGGAGCAGCAAGATTATCTAGGGATAAATGTGATATTGCTGTCAATTGGGCTGGAGGATTGCATCATGCTAAGAAAGCTGAAGCGAGTGGTTTCTGTTACGTCAACG ACATTGTACTTGGGATTCTCGAATTGTTACG ATATCATCAAAGAGTTCTTTACATCGATATAGATGTGCACCACGGAGATGGGGTCGAAGAAGCTTTCTACACCACTGATCGAGTGATGACTTGTTCATTCCACAAATATGGAGAATTTTTCCCTGGAACAGGTGAAGTGAGGGATAATGGAATAGGTAAAGGCAAGGGATATGCAGTGAATGTACCTTTAAGAGATGGAATAAGTGATGAGAATTATCAAAGTATATTCCAGCCT GTGATAAAACGAGTGATAGAATGGTATCAACCAGGAGCAATTGTTCTTCAATGTGGTTCAGACTCTTTATCGGGTGACAGATTAGGGTCTTTCAACTTGTCAATGAGAGGTCATGCTGCATGTGTGCAATTCgttaaatcatttcatctaCCTTTGCTATTActaggaggaggaggttATACAGTGAAAAGTGTTAGTAGGACATGGGCGTATGAAACTGGTTTAGCAGCGGGTGTGGAATTACAGAAGA ACATACCGAATAACGAATATTGGGAATATTATGGACCAACATATGAACTTGATGTACGATCAAGTAATATGACGGATCACAATACTCCTGAATATTTACAAAAAGTTACGGAATCtgtatttgaatttttaagAGATAAAAACGCTGCTCCAAGTGTACCATTACAag ATGTACCGAAATTAaatcatgatgatgaagatgaaaatgaattagaagatatagaagataaagataaaagaagaCCACAAAGATTATGGgataaagaaaaacaaaatgaaaattcattaagtgattcagaagatgaaggtacAGGAGGTAGAAAACATAGACAAAATCATAagatttcatcatcatcatcaacttcattaTTAATAGAAAATGgtaaaaggaaaagatcaaaatcaaaatcaaaatcaccaACTACTaatattgattcaattcaacctatttcatcaacttcaagaGTTTCAAATGTAAATGGGGATGAAAcagaaggtataaatgTAGAACAATGGGCAGAATCTATACAACCTACAAATGAATCTGTACTTCCTACtacaaatataaatttgaattcaaatGTAAATGGAGATGGAGATGTTGAGATGATTGATTCGACTGCTCCTACTACTATAACGGAAACTGGAATAACATCTCAAACACCGATAGAAAATGTTAATCAAGATCCAATAGAACAAGTTCAAGAGCGTACAGTTGATGAGGGAGTATTGAGTGGAACAACAGCAGGAGACCTAATTGCAGAAGGTGCATAA